The genomic region CATAGGTAGTTAGTCTGGTAGTGGATCTCTTATAAAGATTCATCGAAAGTACAAAGCACctgaaacataataaaaattacatcgaggttcATGGATCACCGAACGACCATTGCCGTAGCCAGAGTGAGCCGCTGACGCGCCATTATTGCCGCTCccataccggagccggcttgaccttgtcgataaCGTCCGGGAAGTCTTCATGCGCGTGCTCCTAAGGACCAACGCCCTGGAGCCGCAGTCATTGCCATTGAGTCCTTGAATCGATTTGAAGAACCTGGCACCAAATATCGTTGTTGCCTACGCACAGGAGAAACCCTAACCTTGCCTCCCCAaggagctggcaggaatctacAACCCTTGTTATACAATATTTGTacatattgctacctcttgagcttgcattggtttttcccttgaagaggaaagggtgatgcagcaaagtagcataagtatttccctcagttttgagaaccaaggtatcaatccagtaggagacaacacacaagtcaccttgtacctgcacaaacaatcaagaaccttgcaaccaacgtgataaaggggttgtcaatcccttcacagtcactcgtaaaagtgagatctaataaagatagtaaagtaaatatttttggtaattttgttgtatagattggaaagtaaagattgcaaaatagtaaatgagatgcgatataatggaaaagagatgtaatataataggaaagagacccggggccataggtttcactagtggcttctctcaagatagcatgtattacggtgggtgaataaattactgccgaggaattgatagaagagcgcataattatgaagatatctaaagcaatgatcatgaatataggcatcacgtctgtgtcaagtagaccgaaatgattctgcatctactactattactccacacatcgaccgctgtccaacatgcatctagagtattaagttcataagaatggagtaacgcattaagcaagatgacatgatgtagagggataaactcaagcaatatggtataaaccccatctttttatcctcgatggcaacaatacaatacgtgccttgctgcccctattgtcagtaggaaaggacaccgcaagattgaacccaaagctaagcacttctcccattgcaagaaagatcaatctagtaggacaaactaaactgataattcgaagagacttgcgaaaatatcaaatcatgcataaaagaattcagagaagaaccaaataatattcatagataatcttgtccataaatccacaattcatcggatctcggcaagcaCACCACAAAATagtattatatcgaatagatctccaagaacatcgaggagaactttgtattgaaaatcaaagagagagaagaagccatctagctaataactatggacccgaaggtctatggtaaactactcacgcttcatcggagaggcaatggtgttgatgtagaagccctccatgatcgattccccctccagcagatcgccggaaaaggccccacgatgggatctcacgggtgcagaaggttgcggcggtagaaaagtggtttcgtggctccccctgatatttctagggtataagagtacatataggcgaaagaagtacgtcggtggagctacgaggggcccacgagggtgggggcgtgccctcctgcctcgtggcctcctcgtggtGTTCCAGACTttaactccaagtcttctggattcttttggtccaagaaaaatcatcgcgaaggtttcattccgtttggactccgtttgatatttcttttctgcaaaactctaaaataggcacacaaaaacagaaactggcactgggcctcgggttaataggttagtcccaaaaataatataaaagagcatattaaagcacattaaacatccaaaacagataatataatagcatggaacaatcaaaaattataaatacgttgaagacgtatcacatATCCAAGGAGTGGCTGATAGGCAGCCATGCCCTGAAAGAAACTGAATAAAGAGAGAAATTTCCTGCAGTTATAATATCTTAGCATGACTTTGTTCAACATAAATTTCAGGAATAATACAGTACATcaactttttttcttctttttgtgaGCAACAACCAGTCTCTTGTGTTACTTCTTTCAGATCAAAGTTTCATTGTGAGAGTTTTAATTTCAGAAACAAAGGTTTGTGTTAGAGTACTAAGGTTTCAGAAAcaaaggggtgtgtgtgtgtgtgtgtatttgtaTTTCAGAAATTCGATACCGCTCGTACAACCATATCTCATATTATCCAGATCGATGGCATGTCTAGGGATTTAGGCGCGCAGTTGTATAACTTGGGGCGTGTTTGGTTGTCTGCATCGATTTTGCCTGCATTGCATGTGTTTCTCTGATGGGCCTGGCTTAGGTAAAACAACCCAAAAACAAGCATATGCACATAGTTTGGTTGCCCCCATCTAGGCTGCTTGCACGAGGGAACTAATGTTGACCTGTCGTTTGGTTGCCTGTGTTGCACTAGGCGCACATATCACAAGTTGTTTGGTTGCAAGCTACATTCTTGAGTATGATTGGTTTGCTACCAATTTTTGACTTGCCAAATATTGGCAGCTTTATGTGAGATGGACAAGGCAACTTGGTAACCAACCAATTAGTAGCCAATATTTGGCACAGTGCCAAATATTGGCATACCAATTTTTGGCACCAAACCAATTATGGTTAAGGTGTTGTCACCATTTCTCACTAGTGGCGACCTTACCACACATGATCTGAACATAGTTTAAGTCTTAGCTAGGAAAAAATGATGGTTCATCCTACCTACTATGAAATGGCACTACAAATTATTAAGAGCCATATGGTTGAATAGGAGAAAATTCATCGGTTCTAACTAGGTGGAAGTCAATCCCCTTCCTCTTCTGCAGCTGatgttgtttcttcttcttcttcttcggcttcttctcctctgccaaAAATTTTGTGGATATTTGTTAAACATTTTTGTGGATATTGTGGATATTGTGCCAAAAATTCAGTAACTCAGAGAAAATGTTCAGTAATTGATGAACATGTTATCAATTTTGTGGATATTTGTTGTATTTTAACGAACACAATTTAAATTTGGATAAACATTTTTTTGTATTTcatgaagaaattttaaatttatTAAACATTTTAACAAATCCTAACCTAACCATAACTTATATTCTAATATGCAGCCGTGTTTGCAGCTGCTGCAAACCTTTCATCACACACATTGCTGGAGCGATTGATGCATAAATACACGAATTCAGCATAGATTAAACACAATCACTGCACTTGTGGAAATAAAAAGTTACTCCCTCTGTACCAATATATAAATAAGATATTATTATAACCAATATATGATTTGGTCCATCTCGGAGCAAAGAGTAGAGACAAATTGAGCTGAAGTATGACTGCCATAAATCTGAAGATAATACTTTTTTTTTTTGCCAACAGGAGCTCTGAGCCTTTGATGGCAAGCAAAGCATTGTATGCAATGTCTATGAGACTACCCGTATCAGCAAAAACTATTGCAAACCTGCAGACTAGCTATAAGGAGGAAACGGTTCGATATAATTAAGAAGTTTGGACAGAAAAGAGATATGAAAACTACTTCATGGTACAATTAAAGTGGCCTCGACATATTCCTTCAAAAAAAAAGAGGCCTCGACATATAATTGGGAGGATTTAAGTAGACCTTTTTCTTATATACAAATAAGTAAAATAATTCAAAACATTTCACTGGCAGAGGCCGACATGAATACTAGGCAGCTGTCATGACCTCAATACAGCTGGTACTTACGAATTCAAAACAAGCGAACAACGGGATACATgcagaagtgacaataattggtTTTGGAGCGCAGCTCACTCCATCTTGAGAAGAGGCCGTCTCGGGTTTGACTGAAGCTGGTAATACACGTTTCTCACGAAGTCGTTCTTGTAGTCGCCCCCCTTGAGCACAACCTCCTTGAGGCTTCCCAGAAATGCTAGCCCAGAAAACAACCAAACACTGGGGGCTTCTTCAATCTGATCGCCGTTGTTTTCTTTTGAAACGGCATCTTCCTCAGGCTGGCCGCAATACTCCAGCAGCTCAAGCTTAGGGGCTGCTCCCTCTTCAAACCCTACGGATTTGAGCTTACCTGGGGAACTCAGCTCCAGCACCATTAGGGTCTGGAATGAGCCCCCGCTGAAACGAAGATGGACTTCTTCACCCTCAAATGACTCTTTCCGCAGATGCAGGAGGGCTAGGTTCGGTAGACTCCCAAGGACTTGTATGGCAGCATCATGGTCCGTTATCCTGGAACTCCGCAGCTTGAGCTTGGCCAGATTTTTTAGCCCACCGTCGATCCATGCCGGCAATTTGACCAGGTTGCCATACAGCTTCAGGCTTCCGAGGTTTTCCGGAGGTGAGGACAGGCCATCCAAGCAGCCAAACAAACCTGGCTTACCCTCCGACTGTGCTAGCAGGCTCTCTAGGCAGCTGAGACTAGCCAGGGCAGAACATAGCTCTCCACTGTTGCTCTCGTCGACGCAGGTCACTCCCAGCTTGCGCAGCCCCGTGAGCCTTGCTATCTCTCGCAGTGCTGCCTTCCTCCTCGAGACGTTCACGACACCCAACGTGTGCAAGGCTTTGAGCCTGTGAATCCCTCTAGGCACCGCTAAGCCGCGTGCACTCCGGCGTGTCAGCTGCATCGGCAGATAGGAGCAGCAGCACGCGGTGCAGACGTCACGCCTGTTGGTGTCCCCGTCGATGCTCATGCACTCCTTCAGAAGTTGTGGCGCACAGCATGCCACGCAGAACCCCGCCAAGGAGGAGGTCAACATGCATAGCTTGTTCCTCATCAGCTTCGGGACCTCATCTGGATATTCTTGATAGACACATTCATCGGTACTCCCAACGCCCCTGGCACGAACATGTTGTAGCTTCCTGAGCTTCATGATGCTCTTTGGTAGCTTGAATATGTTTGTACCTCTGACATCTAGTGTCTGGAGCTGCCTTAGGTTACACAAAGAACCTGGCAGGTGATAAATTCCATGACATCCTCTGAGGGAAAGGTATCTCAAGTGGAAAAGCTTCCCAATGTGCTTGAGATGATGATCAACCAAACCTGAAGTGCCTTCCAAGTCCAGTACCCGCAGCAACCTCATCTTGTCAGAGACGAAGAATGGCCTCCACTTCCCAAAGATTGTTATTGATCGAACACGAGACAGGTCTACTGTACTCTCGAATTCACTCTGGTCTCCTTTCCAGTTCTTGCTTACAGAGAGGTGACGTGTTCTGACTTGGCTATTCAAGGTGCAACCTTGCTCCAATCTGAAAACAAGACTTTCCTCCATTGACTTTGAGATGACGATTTCACGAATGATATCATAGAGTTGGCAAGAGTCAAATTCTTTTTCACCATGCCTTGATAGCCGGGATGGCAGGACCATGCTCCTTCTTATGAGGTCCATGAAGTAGCTCTCTGCTATTTCATAGGAAGACTTGCCACACACCTCTCTTGAGTAGCCCTCTGCAATCCACCGCCACACCAAACGCGTTAGACTAATCTTGTAGTCTTCGGGAAAGATTGCAAGGTACAATAAACAAGCCTTGAGATGATAGGGTAAACCGTCATAGCTTTTGAGGAGGACTGTTCTTATGGTGTCAAGCTCTGCATTCATCTCCAACTCACTACTAAGATTCTCATTCAGTTTTCTCCATTCCGTGGCAGTTTTTGGTTGATTTGCCAAGAAACCAGCTATGGCAATTATTGCAAGAGGAAGACCGTTGCACTTTTTCAAGATTTTTTCTGCTTGTTCAGCCAACTCAGGATACTGCCAATGCAAATATTCAGTTTTCTTGA from Triticum aestivum cultivar Chinese Spring chromosome 4A, IWGSC CS RefSeq v2.1, whole genome shotgun sequence harbors:
- the LOC123088057 gene encoding disease resistance protein Pik-2-like, whose protein sequence is MEATVLSVGKSVVSGALNYAQSAVAEEVALQLGVQRDQAFIRDELEMMQSFLMAAHDERDDNKVVKTWVKQVRDLGYDVEDCLQDFAVRFEKPPCWWHILTTLLDRRHVAVQMKNLRAKVEDVSQRNLRYHLIRGPASGSKPEATAADQYSAGIKASATVFDVDEARRGVKPRVDLAQLINKEQSNDLRVIVVWGTCGVLGQASVIRKVYDDSAKFECRAWIKLTHPFDPIVFMQSIMRQFYGYSSFPELAAEGRSCRERASSIGSEVLKKMLMMKQEDLVDQFNEHVNKKSYLIVLDDLCSIQDWDWIRTYFPSNSNGNRIIVATQQVEVASLCVGRKCRVSELKQVSADQTLYVFYHKSPQGGANSMDIGSSSKATAIVTTNRTYSSLTPYEIPAQAKDAAGGQYVVRRSLSRILWMTAVLEGSEVVGRETEKYHILRLVQSVNKNLQVISVWGTRGLGKTALVKYIYESEELSLAFEKRAFLTIMSPFNHEELLRSLLMELVVAVNDTMHPKGSVEMLKDELGFFLTKYKCLIVLDNLSSTSDWDMIMEILPHTINTSRIIVTTREETVANYCSKKQFNAYKLKGLNKKDALVLFTKKVFKKTEYLHWQYPELAEQAEKILKKCNGLPLAIIAIAGFLANQPKTATEWRKLNENLSSELEMNAELDTIRTVLLKSYDGLPYHLKACLLYLAIFPEDYKISLTRLVWRWIAEGYSREVCGKSSYEIAESYFMDLIRRSMVLPSRLSRHGEKEFDSCQLYDIIREIVISKSMEESLVFRLEQGCTLNSQVRTRHLSVSKNWKGDQSEFESTVDLSRVRSITIFGKWRPFFVSDKMRLLRVLDLEGTSGLVDHHLKHIGKLFHLRYLSLRGCHGIYHLPGSLCNLRQLQTLDVRGTNIFKLPKSIMKLRKLQHVRARGVGSTDECVYQEYPDEVPKLMRNKLCMLTSSLAGFCVACCAPQLLKECMSIDGDTNRRDVCTACCCSYLPMQLTRRSARGLAVPRGIHRLKALHTLGVVNVSRRKAALREIARLTGLRKLGVTCVDESNSGELCSALASLSCLESLLAQSEGKPGLFGCLDGLSSPPENLGSLKLYGNLVKLPAWIDGGLKNLAKLKLRSSRITDHDAAIQVLGSLPNLALLHLRKESFEGEEVHLRFSGGSFQTLMVLELSSPGKLKSVGFEEGAAPKLELLEYCGQPEEDAVSKENNGDQIEEAPSVWLFSGLAFLGSLKEVVLKGGDYKNDFVRNVYYQLQSNPRRPLLKME